The Pectobacterium wasabiae CFBP 3304 DNA segment ACACTCAACCTGCCCATCAAAACGTAACGGTGGAGATTTAGGTGAGTTTCGTAAAGGTGACATGGTTCCCGCTTTCGATAAAGCCGTGTTTTCCTGCGAATTACTGAAACCGTTCGGGCCAGTGAAAACGCAGTTTGGTTACCATGTAATCAAGGTACTGTACCGTAACTAAGCCGTCACGCCGACGCCCAAACATAAAAAGCGCGCCCACCTTCCGGTTCGGCGCGCTTTTTCTATTGAACACCTTAGCCTATCGTCATCAGGCTCGCATTACCGCCCGCAGCAGCAGTGTTGATGCTCAGAGAACGTTCAGTCAGCAGACGCTCCAGTTGAACATGGGTATCACCCTGCGCATAGCCCAGCAGCGGAATAATCGGCCCATCACGTTCTGCAAGCACCTCACTCAACTGCCGTAACCGATCGGCATCGCCATGATAAATTACGCC contains these protein-coding regions:
- the ppiC gene encoding peptidylprolyl isomerase PpiC, with product MANTAAALHILVDTEQLASDILAQLEKGADFQKLAQKHSTCPSKRNGGDLGEFRKGDMVPAFDKAVFSCELLKPFGPVKTQFGYHVIKVLYRN